The Lewinellaceae bacterium genome has a segment encoding these proteins:
- a CDS encoding UDP-3-O-(3-hydroxymyristoyl)glucosamine N-acyltransferase, whose product MTFDQPIPVKEIAQKIGARIIGNADLMAMGINEIHNVREGDITFVDVQKYFSKSLNSAATIIILNEETQCPEGKALLVCDAPFKAYNSIVIQHNPFEPLNHTIGETAQIHPSTIVEPGAVIGPEVKIGKNCLIQSNAVIRGRVIIKDHVLVESGSIIGTDAFYYKKTTEGLQKWRSGGRVIIEDHVDVGANSTVNMGVSGDTILGEGTKLDCMVHIGHDVVVGKHCQITAQVAIGGNTRIGNRVVIYGQVGIIQNLTIGDDVVVMAKSMVSKDLEAGKSYYGNPADEARTIYKQMAALRQLPELLQKLRKKV is encoded by the coding sequence ATGACATTTGATCAACCGATTCCTGTTAAGGAAATTGCACAAAAAATTGGTGCACGCATTATTGGCAACGCGGATCTGATGGCCATGGGCATCAATGAGATTCATAATGTACGTGAAGGGGATATTACCTTTGTGGATGTTCAGAAATATTTTTCAAAATCGCTGAATTCAGCGGCGACCATCATCATCCTGAATGAAGAAACACAATGCCCGGAAGGGAAAGCCCTACTCGTATGTGATGCTCCTTTTAAGGCTTACAACAGTATTGTCATACAGCACAATCCTTTTGAACCGTTGAATCATACAATTGGTGAAACGGCACAGATTCATCCCTCCACCATTGTGGAACCCGGTGCGGTAATTGGCCCCGAAGTGAAGATCGGAAAAAATTGTCTCATACAATCCAACGCCGTCATCAGAGGGCGGGTGATCATTAAAGATCACGTGCTGGTGGAATCCGGATCTATTATTGGAACCGATGCATTTTATTACAAAAAAACGACGGAGGGACTTCAAAAATGGCGTTCGGGAGGACGGGTCATCATTGAAGACCACGTAGATGTCGGTGCCAATTCAACGGTAAATATGGGTGTTTCAGGCGATACGATCCTCGGAGAAGGGACGAAACTGGACTGTATGGTGCATATTGGTCATGATGTAGTGGTAGGGAAACATTGTCAGATTACGGCACAGGTAGCCATTGGTGGAAATACCCGTATCGGCAATCGTGTGGTCATTTATGGACAGGTGGGCATCATCCAAAACCTCACTATTGGTGATGATGTGGTAGTGATGGCCAAATCAATGGTATCCAAAGACCTTGAGGCCGGAAAAAGCTATTATGGCAACCCTGCGGATGAAGCCCGGACAATCTACAAACAAATGGCGGCACTAAGACAATTACCCGAATTGTTGCAAAAATTGCGGAAGAAAGTATAA
- a CDS encoding Uma2 family endonuclease translates to MQPYTNHDEKTIEDLLAEPSAEYTIQDYLSWQFDEMVELIRGKVFRMSPGPNTKHQVASGFLFSTIYHFLKGKQCKCFHAPFDVYLPIKHPKTGKPNTVVQPDITVICDPQKISEKGCEGSPDMVVEIISDSTRKKDIQIKFELYEECKINTYWLVFPKEEIIEIFELNATGKYERKGGYSDDDELDSAILPGLKMKVSDVFDMN, encoded by the coding sequence ATGCAACCTTATACAAACCACGATGAAAAAACAATAGAGGATCTTCTTGCGGAGCCTTCGGCAGAATACACTATTCAGGATTACCTCTCCTGGCAATTCGATGAAATGGTGGAGCTGATCCGGGGCAAGGTATTTCGTATGAGTCCCGGGCCCAATACGAAGCATCAGGTGGCTTCAGGTTTTTTGTTCTCAACCATATATCATTTTTTAAAAGGAAAGCAATGCAAATGTTTTCATGCACCTTTTGATGTTTATCTTCCAATAAAACACCCAAAAACAGGGAAGCCTAATACGGTCGTACAACCGGACATTACCGTCATCTGTGACCCCCAAAAGATTAGCGAAAAAGGCTGTGAAGGCAGTCCGGATATGGTGGTGGAAATAATCTCTGACAGCACACGTAAAAAAGACATTCAGATCAAATTTGAGTTGTACGAAGAATGTAAGATCAATACCTACTGGCTGGTTTTCCCAAAGGAAGAAATTATCGAAATATTTGAATTGAATGCTACGGGTAAATATGAACGTAAAGGGGGGTATTCGGATGACGATGAATTGGATTCTGCGATTTTACCGGGATTGAAAATGAAGGTAAGTGACGTATTTGACATGAATTAA